A DNA window from Mariprofundus aestuarium contains the following coding sequences:
- a CDS encoding PAS domain-containing protein has product MNKRLLSVLLICLFPFMGQAATESVRLQLKWKHQFQFAGFYMALEKGYYRDAGFDVEIREVEMGTRAVDQLASGQADYAVVDPGVLLARAEGAPVKVLASIFQHSPLALIVRKDSGIKDFSDLRGKRIMLVPGLNADIDAALGVSGIAAGEFIRQEISFDIRDLVSGKTDAFAGYVTDQPHQLELMGIAYNILHPKEQGIDFYGDVLVTSEKEVVEHPDKVEAFTRASIHGWQYALKHIDETIDVIQKKYNSQNFSSSQLYFEARKTKEMIESDIVPIGYMREQRWQDIADIYIAQGLLPKNFAASEAIYQPEEGLIAIVKEKRWQLVLTALLVLLFGLGLHSMSLRRAVRLRTVNLQQSEEQLRLALAAANQAWFDVNVQTGEVKVSPEYSSLIGYKPEEFETSLQNWMDHLHPDDHDAVLEVFQRCLASGESASMEYRRQTKSGGWVWMHSIGKVVEWDKAQKPLRMIGIHRDITERKKAEEALQESELRIRTIADFTYDWESFISPDGKLIWVNPAVEKHTGYSVTECMEMPDYPRSIIVEEDRDAFNKSLYQSLTKHSSLSDYTFRALHKNESIRWMEASWQSVYDNQGKFVGLRISVRDISDRKKAEEVLRQSREAHEEAQRIAHLGHWSLDLVTNKLFWSDEIFRIFEIDKNQFGASYDAFLNVIHPDDREYVDKTYSQSLETRKPYNIEHRLLMQNGSVKWVNERCRTEYAEDGKPLMSLGTVLDVTDRKQAEEALRESELSLRQAQATAHLGSWTQDMEGRITWSDELYHIYGVSPDTFTPNAESLGSLVHPDDWPRRQSWVDTCLKGGGVEPLEFRIIWRDGDLRYVRGLCELIRDANGKPNHLAGTTQDITEYKRLEDQFYQAQKMEALGTLVGGIAHDFNNILSGITGNLYLARRYAKGLPKAVDKLDTVEKLSLRASVLIKQLLAYARRDMVMMKPLQLAPYVEEVIKLLRSSLPENIELHVQACSDSLTINGDDTQLHQVLMNLVNNARDAVTGTKNPAITVELEMFATDELFISEHPYFKRGTYAHLSVKDNGCGIPDEHIEHLFEPFYTSKDIGKGTGLGLAMVFGAIKTHRGYVEVESVEGKGSTFHVYLPLIEAEAPESALPQQPDSVEGAGETILLADDDANVRETTIEVLKALGYRVLAAENGEQAVELFRENSETINLVLSDLVMPVMGGYESVQAMRQIQPDVRVIFATGYDSNGDAHLDDELVIRKPFVVEELSRLISQQLEK; this is encoded by the coding sequence CCTCAATATTTCAACACTCCCCACTTGCTCTGATTGTCAGAAAAGATTCCGGCATCAAGGATTTCTCAGACCTGCGTGGCAAACGTATTATGCTGGTACCCGGCCTGAATGCTGATATCGATGCTGCTCTGGGGGTATCAGGCATCGCAGCCGGTGAATTTATCAGGCAGGAGATTAGCTTTGATATTCGTGATCTGGTCAGTGGAAAAACCGATGCCTTTGCCGGTTATGTGACAGATCAGCCGCATCAGCTGGAGTTGATGGGCATTGCCTATAACATTCTTCACCCCAAAGAGCAGGGGATCGATTTTTATGGAGATGTTCTGGTCACCAGTGAAAAAGAGGTGGTTGAACACCCTGATAAGGTTGAGGCATTTACCAGGGCATCCATACATGGGTGGCAATATGCACTGAAGCATATTGATGAGACCATTGATGTGATTCAGAAAAAATATAACTCACAAAACTTCTCTTCCAGCCAGCTCTATTTTGAGGCACGCAAGACCAAAGAGATGATCGAGAGCGATATTGTTCCGATCGGCTATATGCGGGAGCAGCGCTGGCAGGATATAGCAGATATCTATATTGCTCAGGGTCTGTTGCCGAAAAATTTCGCTGCATCAGAGGCGATTTATCAACCAGAAGAGGGTTTGATCGCAATCGTTAAGGAGAAGCGCTGGCAACTAGTCCTAACAGCTCTTCTTGTTCTTTTGTTCGGGCTTGGATTGCATAGCATGAGTTTGCGCAGGGCTGTCAGACTCAGGACAGTGAACCTCCAACAGAGCGAAGAGCAGTTACGGCTCGCCCTCGCTGCTGCAAATCAGGCCTGGTTTGATGTCAATGTTCAGACTGGTGAGGTTAAGGTTAGTCCCGAATACTCATCCTTGATTGGTTATAAACCTGAGGAGTTTGAAACATCTTTGCAGAATTGGATGGATCACCTGCATCCAGACGACCATGACGCTGTGCTTGAGGTTTTTCAGAGATGCCTTGCCTCTGGTGAGTCAGCAAGCATGGAATACCGCCGGCAGACGAAATCCGGTGGCTGGGTATGGATGCACTCCATTGGCAAGGTTGTGGAGTGGGATAAAGCACAGAAACCGTTGCGGATGATTGGGATCCACAGGGATATTACCGAGCGCAAGAAAGCTGAAGAAGCGTTGCAGGAAAGCGAGCTGCGTATTCGAACTATTGCCGATTTCACCTATGACTGGGAAAGTTTTATATCGCCTGATGGAAAACTGATTTGGGTAAATCCAGCTGTTGAGAAACATACAGGATACAGCGTAACTGAATGTATGGAAATGCCTGACTACCCACGTTCCATCATAGTAGAAGAAGATCGTGACGCATTCAATAAGTCCTTATACCAATCATTAACTAAGCACTCTTCATTGAGTGATTATACATTCCGGGCTTTACACAAAAATGAGTCGATTCGCTGGATGGAGGCTTCCTGGCAGTCTGTCTACGATAATCAGGGTAAATTTGTGGGTTTGCGAATCAGTGTGCGCGATATTAGTGATCGCAAGAAGGCCGAAGAGGTGCTGCGACAAAGTCGCGAGGCACATGAGGAGGCGCAACGCATTGCCCATTTAGGGCACTGGAGCCTAGACTTGGTTACGAATAAGCTATTCTGGTCAGATGAAATTTTCAGGATTTTCGAGATCGATAAGAATCAGTTTGGGGCTTCCTATGATGCATTTCTCAATGTGATACACCCCGATGATCGGGAATATGTCGACAAGACTTATAGCCAGTCGCTGGAAACGAGAAAGCCCTATAATATCGAACATCGACTTCTGATGCAGAATGGCTCTGTTAAATGGGTGAACGAACGTTGTCGCACTGAATATGCTGAAGACGGTAAGCCGTTGATGTCTTTAGGTACCGTGCTGGATGTTACCGATCGCAAGCAAGCCGAAGAGGCGTTGAGAGAAAGTGAACTCAGCCTAAGACAGGCTCAGGCCACGGCTCACCTTGGCAGCTGGACGCAAGACATGGAAGGGCGGATCACCTGGTCGGATGAGCTGTATCATATATACGGCGTTTCTCCTGATACATTTACCCCTAATGCTGAGAGCCTTGGCTCACTTGTTCATCCCGATGATTGGCCGCGTCGCCAGTCATGGGTTGATACTTGTCTGAAGGGAGGGGGAGTAGAGCCCCTCGAATTCAGGATTATCTGGCGCGATGGCGATTTGCGCTACGTGCGAGGTCTGTGTGAGTTGATTCGTGATGCCAATGGTAAACCGAATCATCTGGCTGGAACCACGCAGGATATTACAGAATATAAACGGCTTGAAGATCAGTTTTATCAGGCCCAGAAGATGGAGGCGTTGGGAACGCTGGTGGGTGGCATCGCTCACGACTTCAATAACATTTTGTCGGGTATTACGGGCAACCTATATCTGGCCAGAAGGTACGCGAAAGGGCTGCCAAAGGCTGTAGATAAGCTGGATACGGTAGAGAAACTCTCTTTACGGGCATCTGTGCTGATCAAACAGCTGCTTGCCTATGCCCGCAGGGATATGGTTATGATGAAACCTTTGCAACTAGCGCCCTATGTCGAAGAGGTCATCAAGCTCCTCCGTTCATCGCTGCCCGAGAATATCGAGTTGCATGTGCAGGCGTGCAGTGATTCGCTCACCATCAATGGTGATGATACGCAGCTTCATCAGGTGCTGATGAACTTGGTGAATAATGCACGCGATGCTGTGACCGGAACGAAAAACCCGGCCATCACCGTTGAGCTTGAGATGTTTGCAACAGACGAGCTGTTTATCAGCGAGCACCCATACTTCAAGCGTGGTACTTATGCCCACCTGAGTGTCAAAGATAATGGCTGTGGTATTCCTGACGAGCATATCGAACACCTGTTCGAGCCTTTCTATACCAGCAAAGATATTGGTAAGGGTACTGGTCTTGGTCTGGCCATGGTTTTTGGCGCTATTAAAACCCACCGTGGTTACGTGGAGGTCGAGAGTGTTGAAGGTAAAGGTTCAACATTCCATGTCTATCTGCCACTCATAGAGGCAGAGGCACCAGAGTCAGCTTTACCTCAACAGCCTGACTCGGTTGAAGGAGCTGGGGAGACCATTCTGCTGGCTGATGATGATGCGAATGTCCGGGAGACGACCATAGAGGTGCTAAAGGCGCTCGGCTACCGGGTGCTGGCCGCAGAGAATGGGGAGCAGGCTGTAGAGTTGTTCAGGGAGAATTCTGAAACGATCAATCTGGTGCTCAGCGACCTGGTTATGCCGGTGATGGGTGGCTATGAGTCTGTGCAGGCAATGCGCCAGATCCAGCCGGATGTGAGAGTCATTTTTGCAACCGGTTACGATAGCAATGGTGATGCCCATCTGGACGATGAACTGGTGATCAGAAAGCCATTTGTGGTCGAAGAGTTGAGCCGCTTGATCAGTCAGCAGCTTGAAAAATAA
- a CDS encoding transglycosylase SLT domain-containing protein, with translation MHTQPLNRTLSRTLLFLLSLTLISCAQSQNSEWSSFWESGKQSEPVQQESPDKHAHTVQSTPFLAGLSESDIGKIKQEAWREYGRHWRGVSTRSRYVRQPMLETLDKVGAPRELQMVPVVESSYNPYVISSVGATGLWQLMPDTANDMRVKSDKYFDGRRDIRSSTKGAARYLTKQYRRFGNWPMALAAYHLGPNAVQRRLNHRPWQPEDGLKKMPLPPITKTYIRHIIGLIALHEEGTISFPEPYRTKTIKLQTPVDLALLHQTSELPENQIFHFNPKLKLKQYYDGKPQTLYLRISQSRLKKVRQNIPPEPSEYLTVVAKGESLQSISQRYKTSTYALRADNPDIGMRPEAGTRIRIPVKVLKRINADRNPLARGEREREVEVALNKIY, from the coding sequence ATGCATACTCAACCGCTTAATCGAACTCTTTCACGCACACTACTGTTTCTTCTCTCCCTGACACTGATCTCCTGTGCTCAGAGTCAAAATTCGGAGTGGTCCAGCTTCTGGGAGAGTGGTAAACAGAGTGAACCGGTTCAACAGGAATCACCGGACAAGCATGCTCACACTGTTCAATCCACCCCCTTTCTTGCCGGCTTAAGCGAGTCTGACATCGGTAAGATCAAACAAGAGGCGTGGCGCGAATATGGCCGCCACTGGCGCGGCGTCTCTACCCGTTCACGTTATGTGCGCCAGCCTATGCTGGAGACACTGGACAAGGTTGGTGCCCCAAGGGAGCTGCAGATGGTTCCTGTCGTGGAATCGAGCTACAACCCCTATGTCATATCCTCAGTCGGCGCTACCGGCCTCTGGCAATTGATGCCTGATACTGCCAATGATATGCGTGTTAAAAGCGACAAGTATTTTGATGGTCGCCGCGACATCCGCAGTAGCACGAAGGGTGCGGCCAGGTACCTGACCAAACAGTATCGCCGCTTTGGCAACTGGCCGATGGCTCTTGCCGCCTATCATCTCGGCCCGAATGCAGTTCAACGTCGCCTTAACCACAGGCCATGGCAGCCTGAAGACGGTTTGAAAAAGATGCCTCTGCCACCCATCACCAAAACCTATATCCGCCATATCATCGGCCTGATAGCACTGCATGAAGAGGGAACCATCAGTTTCCCCGAGCCCTACCGAACCAAAACGATCAAGCTGCAGACACCTGTTGATCTAGCCCTACTGCACCAGACATCCGAACTTCCCGAAAACCAGATATTCCACTTCAATCCAAAACTGAAACTGAAGCAGTACTATGATGGCAAACCGCAGACACTCTACCTGCGCATCTCGCAAAGCCGCCTGAAAAAGGTGAGGCAGAACATACCACCTGAGCCCTCTGAGTACCTGACAGTCGTGGCCAAAGGAGAGTCACTTCAATCCATCAGCCAGCGCTATAAAACATCGACCTACGCCCTGCGTGCTGATAATCCGGACATTGGCATGCGTCCTGAAGCCGGAACCCGGATTCGGATTCCCGTGAAGGTACTGAAACGGATCAATGCGGATCGTAACCCACTGGCCAGGGGAGAGAGAGAAAGAGAAGTTGAGGTGGCGCTTAATAAAATTTATTAA
- a CDS encoding DUF2238 domain-containing protein — protein MTKARHYFPHLLAVAFTIFFIVLGINPVSRQVWIAEAVPVVVIFLLLIGSFRLFRFSNLAYGLMAIWLFWHTIGGHYTFAHVPFEWLQLLPGEGRNHFDRIGHFSIGFYAFAMAEWLLRRDLCELKLATVFSIFFIMSIAAGYEIIEWWYAVAEGGDAGIEFLGSQGDIWDAQKDMLADTLGAIFSLLIYWFARPDKQEERAKK, from the coding sequence ATGACGAAGGCGAGACACTACTTCCCTCATCTTCTGGCTGTTGCCTTTACCATCTTCTTTATTGTTCTGGGCATCAACCCTGTCTCACGCCAAGTCTGGATTGCAGAGGCTGTTCCAGTTGTTGTGATTTTCCTGCTTCTGATCGGATCATTCAGGCTGTTCCGCTTCAGCAACCTTGCCTACGGACTGATGGCCATCTGGCTCTTCTGGCACACCATTGGCGGCCACTACACCTTTGCCCACGTGCCATTTGAGTGGTTACAGCTGTTACCGGGAGAGGGAAGAAACCATTTCGATCGCATTGGTCACTTCAGCATCGGCTTCTACGCCTTTGCAATGGCCGAGTGGCTGCTGCGCAGAGATTTATGCGAGCTGAAACTGGCTACGGTGTTCAGTATCTTTTTTATCATGAGCATCGCTGCCGGTTACGAGATTATCGAGTGGTGGTATGCCGTGGCCGAAGGTGGCGATGCCGGCATTGAGTTCCTCGGATCGCAGGGTGATATCTGGGATGCCCAAAAGGACATGCTGGCTGACACCTTAGGGGCAATCTTCTCGCTGCTGATCTACTGGTTTGCACGACCTGACAAACAGGAAGAGAGAGCAAAAAAGTAG
- the malQ gene encoding 4-alpha-glucanotransferase, translating into MNSWIDRRRSAVLLHISSLPGPFHKGVLGSEAKVFIDRIGKAGFSVWQFLPLGPTHGHGSPYESLSSFAGNPDFIDLRECISRGWLDKESLKQCDSAELHAAMRKKAARRFWKQVKTDAELAGSIDAFCSAHEYWLNDFALFSALKEALQDRAWWQWPEDLRDRHPEGIKSARNEYRELVEQAIFEQYLFDCQWHGLKDYAESQGVQLFGDLPIYVAHDSADVWSHREYFTINEKGLCVEVAGVPPDYFSETGQRWGNPLYHWDCMQEEGFSWWTERVRQQLERMHMLRIDHFRALEAFWVIPGESEDGIIGEWRPAPGDAMLQTLQEKLGRLPLIAEDLGIITDEVTALRRKYGLPGMKILQFAFGGDDNNPYLPKNHRKNSVVYTGTHDNDTTVGWFESCDEQTRNQALAVLHNAKAEDMPWALIECALASIARLAVIPMQDLLELGAEAKFNTPGTLGGNWSWRLQEIPKAGCCCWRMSRQLNRLYKRI; encoded by the coding sequence ATGAATTCATGGATTGATCGCCGAAGATCAGCGGTCCTGCTACACATCTCCTCCCTGCCCGGCCCCTTTCACAAGGGGGTACTAGGCTCTGAAGCTAAAGTTTTTATCGACAGAATTGGTAAAGCAGGTTTTTCAGTCTGGCAGTTTCTGCCACTGGGCCCCACCCATGGTCACGGCTCCCCCTATGAGTCGCTCTCTTCGTTTGCAGGCAACCCGGACTTTATCGACCTGCGCGAGTGCATAAGCCGCGGCTGGCTTGATAAAGAATCCCTGAAGCAGTGTGACAGTGCAGAACTGCATGCAGCCATGCGGAAAAAAGCAGCGCGGCGTTTCTGGAAGCAGGTTAAAACCGACGCAGAGCTGGCCGGTAGCATCGACGCCTTTTGCAGTGCACATGAGTACTGGTTGAATGACTTCGCCCTATTCTCTGCACTGAAAGAAGCACTTCAGGATCGTGCATGGTGGCAGTGGCCAGAAGATTTGCGCGACCGTCACCCCGAAGGCATAAAGTCTGCCAGAAATGAATATCGGGAACTGGTTGAGCAGGCCATATTTGAGCAGTACCTGTTCGACTGCCAGTGGCACGGTCTAAAGGATTATGCTGAATCACAGGGCGTCCAGCTTTTCGGCGACCTGCCGATCTATGTTGCCCACGACTCTGCCGATGTCTGGTCTCACCGTGAATATTTCACAATCAACGAAAAGGGACTCTGTGTTGAGGTTGCCGGCGTGCCGCCGGACTACTTCTCCGAAACTGGACAGCGTTGGGGTAACCCGCTCTACCACTGGGATTGCATGCAGGAAGAGGGTTTCAGCTGGTGGACTGAACGCGTGCGTCAGCAGCTGGAGCGCATGCACATGCTGCGTATCGACCATTTTCGAGCGCTGGAGGCCTTCTGGGTCATTCCCGGCGAGAGTGAAGATGGCATTATCGGAGAGTGGCGTCCGGCACCGGGCGATGCAATGTTGCAGACGCTGCAGGAGAAGCTTGGGAGACTGCCACTGATTGCAGAGGACCTTGGAATCATCACCGATGAAGTCACCGCCCTACGCCGGAAATACGGCCTGCCGGGCATGAAGATCCTGCAGTTTGCATTCGGCGGCGATGACAACAACCCCTACCTGCCTAAAAACCATAGAAAGAACAGCGTGGTTTATACCGGCACCCATGATAACGACACCACGGTGGGCTGGTTTGAGTCGTGTGACGAGCAGACCCGCAACCAGGCACTGGCAGTGCTTCACAACGCCAAAGCTGAAGACATGCCCTGGGCACTGATTGAGTGTGCACTTGCTTCAATTGCAAGGCTTGCTGTTATTCCGATGCAGGATCTGCTCGAGCTCGGCGCTGAAGCGAAGTTCAACACACCGGGTACACTTGGTGGCAACTGGTCATGGCGCCTGCAGGAGATACCCAAAGCGGGATGTTGCTGCTGGAGGATGAGCCGCCAGTTGAACAGGCTCTACAAACGCATATAG
- a CDS encoding glycoside hydrolase family 57 protein — MSKPLSVIFYWHMHQPFYCEADTGNYHLPWVYLHAMKDYTDMAEILSQLPRAKAVINYVPSLTAQIEDYAAHLREFLNGDTKTLNDPLLAALAHKSGEYSKSEREYLLEACFRLNHERNMHRYPAYSRLWNLAEHAKGHEGLNYLGDSFFSDLVTWYHLAWLGETVRSRNFVARRLIEKARDFSYQDRRDLLTLITTLLSDIPATHRRLVEAGKIELTTTPYAHPIIPLMLDFNTARETVQDALIPNEPYPGGRERALDHIDLARQSHEKLFGHTPSGCWPAEGAVSEETLKLLGGSGFQWCATGEAVLHHSLKYNLREQQGNRDLYHPWLVGEGEEEITCFFRDDHLSDLLGFEYSRWNMQDAINNFMHELALIRHRTKGMDAPVVSIIMDGENAWEHYHENALPFLTNLYQSIIEHDEYELTTFSEYLGQSKATEKLDHLVPGSWVYGNLSTWIGDHAKTRGWELLIEAKKAYDIHIGELTPAQQEEANEQLRICEGSDWCWWFGDYNPGAVVRDFDQLYRRHLRKLHQLLGSPVPPSLQETISTGGGDAEGGGTMRRGGADS, encoded by the coding sequence ATGAGTAAACCGTTATCGGTCATTTTTTACTGGCATATGCACCAGCCGTTTTATTGCGAGGCTGATACAGGCAACTATCATCTGCCATGGGTTTACCTGCACGCCATGAAAGACTACACCGACATGGCTGAGATTCTCTCCCAGTTACCAAGAGCCAAGGCCGTCATCAATTATGTGCCGTCACTGACTGCCCAGATTGAGGATTATGCAGCCCACCTGCGCGAATTTCTCAACGGCGACACCAAAACCCTTAATGACCCTCTGCTTGCTGCCCTTGCCCATAAATCGGGTGAATACAGCAAGAGTGAGCGAGAATACCTGCTTGAGGCCTGTTTTCGTCTCAACCATGAACGCAATATGCATCGCTATCCGGCCTACTCAAGGCTCTGGAATCTGGCGGAGCATGCAAAGGGCCACGAAGGCCTGAATTACCTTGGCGATAGTTTCTTCTCCGACCTAGTCACCTGGTATCATCTGGCATGGCTGGGCGAAACGGTTCGAAGCCGCAATTTTGTGGCCCGTCGCCTGATTGAAAAGGCCCGCGACTTCTCCTATCAGGATCGTCGCGACCTGCTGACCCTGATCACCACACTCCTCTCAGATATCCCTGCCACCCACCGCAGGCTGGTAGAGGCAGGGAAAATTGAACTGACAACTACACCATATGCCCACCCTATCATCCCCCTGATGCTTGATTTCAATACAGCACGGGAGACTGTTCAGGATGCACTGATTCCCAATGAGCCCTATCCGGGAGGCCGTGAACGGGCTCTTGATCACATAGACCTTGCCCGCCAAAGCCATGAAAAGCTGTTTGGGCATACACCGTCAGGCTGCTGGCCTGCAGAGGGCGCTGTTTCGGAAGAGACCCTGAAGCTGCTTGGCGGATCTGGTTTTCAGTGGTGTGCAACCGGTGAAGCAGTACTGCACCACTCATTGAAGTACAACCTGCGCGAACAGCAGGGCAACCGTGACCTCTACCACCCTTGGCTTGTTGGTGAAGGAGAAGAGGAGATCACCTGCTTCTTCCGTGATGACCACCTTTCCGACCTACTGGGCTTCGAATATTCACGCTGGAATATGCAAGATGCGATCAACAATTTCATGCATGAACTAGCGCTTATCCGTCACCGCACCAAAGGCATGGATGCCCCGGTTGTCTCTATCATCATGGATGGCGAAAATGCATGGGAACACTACCATGAAAATGCCCTCCCATTCCTCACCAACCTCTACCAGTCCATCATAGAACACGATGAGTACGAACTGACCACCTTCAGCGAGTACCTGGGCCAATCTAAAGCCACAGAGAAGCTGGATCATCTGGTTCCCGGCTCATGGGTCTACGGCAATCTCTCCACATGGATTGGTGACCATGCCAAAACACGCGGCTGGGAGCTTCTGATCGAGGCTAAGAAGGCCTACGATATCCATATCGGTGAGCTCACCCCCGCACAGCAGGAAGAGGCGAATGAACAGCTACGCATCTGTGAAGGATCGGACTGGTGCTGGTGGTTCGGTGACTACAACCCTGGGGCTGTCGTTCGCGATTTCGACCAACTCTACCGTCGTCACCTGAGAAAACTGCATCAGCTTCTTGGCTCGCCTGTTCCACCATCTCTGCAGGAGACCATCTCCACTGGTGGCGGCGATGCTGAAGGCGGCGGCACGATGCGCAGAGGTGGGGCTGATTCATGA
- the glgC gene encoding glucose-1-phosphate adenylyltransferase, whose translation MGSTQVERNISKLTANTVALVLAGGKGSRLKDLTQWRTKPAVPFGGKFRIIDFPMSNCINSGIRRISVLTQYKSHSLQRHLQRGWSFLSGQFGEFMEVLSAQQRTGEGWYEGTADAIYQNLDIIRHYDPEYVLILAGDHIYKMDYGKMIAAHAATGADITVGCIPVPLKEASEFGVMDVDGEHRVTEFAEKPANPKPMAGAPDKALASMGIYVFSADFLRQRLLDDAQLSNSSHDFGKDIIPTAIENANVFAFRFMNANTGAPQYWRDVGTLDAYWEANMDLVTVQPELDMYDKEWPIWTQQEQLPPAKFFFDEDSRRGYAVDSLVSGGCLITGSAVRRSVLFSNVRVHSYSEVEDSVILPDVEIRRNCKIRKCIIDKGTVIPEGMEIGFDSAKDAERFEVSAGGVVLVTPDMLGQGLHQL comes from the coding sequence ATGGGTTCGACTCAGGTAGAACGCAACATCAGTAAGCTCACAGCCAATACAGTTGCACTGGTGCTGGCTGGCGGCAAGGGGTCAAGATTGAAAGACCTGACACAGTGGCGAACGAAACCTGCTGTGCCATTCGGGGGGAAATTCCGCATTATCGACTTTCCAATGTCGAACTGCATCAACTCCGGCATCCGCCGCATCTCGGTACTGACACAGTACAAATCCCATTCCCTGCAGCGTCACCTGCAGCGTGGCTGGTCATTCCTCTCAGGTCAGTTCGGTGAATTCATGGAAGTTCTCTCTGCCCAGCAGCGTACCGGAGAAGGCTGGTATGAGGGCACTGCCGATGCGATCTACCAGAACCTGGACATTATCCGCCACTATGACCCGGAATATGTCCTGATTCTCGCAGGCGACCACATCTACAAGATGGATTACGGTAAAATGATTGCTGCCCATGCCGCGACCGGTGCCGATATTACCGTTGGCTGTATTCCAGTTCCGTTGAAAGAGGCTAGCGAGTTCGGTGTCATGGATGTCGATGGCGAGCACCGCGTTACTGAATTTGCCGAAAAGCCGGCGAATCCAAAACCCATGGCAGGTGCGCCAGACAAGGCACTGGCATCAATGGGCATCTATGTGTTCTCAGCCGACTTCCTGCGCCAGCGACTGCTTGATGATGCGCAGCTTTCCAACTCCAGCCACGATTTCGGCAAAGACATCATCCCGACTGCCATTGAGAATGCCAATGTGTTCGCCTTTCGCTTCATGAATGCCAACACCGGTGCACCTCAGTACTGGCGTGATGTAGGTACGTTGGATGCGTACTGGGAAGCCAACATGGACCTGGTAACCGTACAACCTGAGCTGGACATGTATGATAAAGAGTGGCCCATCTGGACACAGCAGGAACAGCTACCTCCGGCAAAATTCTTCTTCGATGAGGACTCTCGCCGTGGTTATGCCGTTGACTCACTGGTCTCCGGAGGGTGCCTGATTACCGGTTCAGCAGTACGTCGATCGGTGCTTTTCTCCAATGTGCGTGTCCACTCATACTCTGAGGTTGAAGATTCAGTGATTTTGCCGGATGTTGAAATCCGCCGTAACTGCAAAATCAGAAAATGCATTATTGATAAGGGAACCGTTATCCCCGAAGGCATGGAGATCGGTTTCGACAGCGCAAAAGATGCCGAGCGCTTCGAAGTATCCGCCGGTGGCGTGGTCCTTGTTACACCGGATATGCTAGGCCAAGGGCTCCATCAGCTGTAG